In Hydractinia symbiolongicarpus strain clone_291-10 chromosome 13, HSymV2.1, whole genome shotgun sequence, a single genomic region encodes these proteins:
- the LOC130623636 gene encoding mediator of RNA polymerase II transcription subunit 19-B-like: MSVPVGSTTIDPDEYFTTDPGIPFHLLRRKKVTKPNNQGSSNQLALHGLDDMFNKFSDKNIKDGSQLSTFLPHLPGYIDAPGSNEDSLQGLIDKPPVGGRELVPLTEASLQGFRLMPGSVPDQFKFMNKPPEKKKKKHKHKHHDEPPQNGINVTESTREKKQKKRKKEDGSDKKKKEKKKKRKKDKKGDQDEPSAS, from the exons ATGTCAGTGCCTGTTGGTAGTACAACCATTGATCCTGATGAATACTTTACTACAGATCCTGGAATTCCGTTTCATTTATTACGACGGAAGAAGG TAACAAAACCAAACAACCAAGGCAGCTCAAACCAGTTGGCTCTCCACGGTTTAGATGACATGTTCAATAAATTTTCTGACAAAAATATCAAAGATGGTAGCCAACTCAGTACCTTTCTACCTCATCTTCCTG GTTATATTGATGCACCTGGATCAAATGAGGATAG cTTACAAGGATTAATTGACAAACCACCTGTAGGAGGACGTGAACTTGTGCCATTAACCGAAGCTTCTTTACAAGGATTTCGTTTAATGCCTGGATCG GTACCAGATCAGTTCAAATTTATGAACAAACCgcctgaaaaaaagaaaaagaaacataaacataaacACCACGATGAACCGCCACAAAATGGAATAAACGTAACAG agtcTACAAGAGAAAAGAAACAGAAGAAG CGTAAAAAAGAAGATGGAagtgataaaaagaaaaaagagaaaaagaagaagaggaaaaaaGACAAG aaaggAGATCAAGATGAACCATCTGCTTCATGA
- the LOC130623628 gene encoding mRNA export factor GLE1-like — translation MNAGYKLSPNQAPVTDNEVFMLRHGTVEDKHVSVEELQSKLCHFKQQLNLVKALYNTQEEVKPIGALEPSSKNTSGCTCIQNDLNNNNNNTNNLNCQKEKFQTNNIYADNPSKTNGAKSCAKKQLAKTDCNIAMSLNAETNRGLPEHSERTSSNDINSYNNKPLRQNKLRRENSKIPRIVPSSLKKDQHTENQKINLKQGHQNKVTSFKKFGNTSAGDDSVSESEIQSSETECDGNLKLRRKGKTKTSSNIRSRHSVEIERLRNLYEEKFQEFQQELNEKSSIKELSLTTKLKYFETLNFELQEKCNQFELQCQYLQDETKVLRTNNTNKNENIEKLSSEKTQIKDEYEKLRKERKEIETELFKSQQMLNDSFRIRTEAEEYLLKIQKKQGNLISDLHESEKQNEVLEREIASLKKMCLENDENIKYHQQVEEELKQCLDKAIQQVTQLEQQTREKEIENNLAFDKLVEEHEVLFQEHKTIKVLYAESIKRIEESMKEIDHLKSTVKTQTEENEILLKDNEVLRQINQSPVQDGWRKDKRMSLRRTWFSYHPLDQQFPNPHTEGYESERIYRRNNSIDNTSKTERTKIPRRAHTFHNDRQKPNLNGRSLDRTHSLSRGVSRSQSSASSRSRGSSDCRSSQSLYSTDYDSFDSDSTLESEVSLDFEVETFSRRKKFTSSSPFSPKLNGGKKTDQEPAKCQSWYIPISPVPNVIHEEEHKEDIDEVKNEVEEGSFASKIPSFNRNSGFRQNIKNCQTNSLKPSNQAVTTDEVLATVKQGKLETAQKTKICTRNPITTRLERLTKTYGKDGCTILKLEDQLKSLNQEKIKLDSQLGKIPTKTSGRLTRQLAEKEEKIHRKLEIVTKEIGSVRLELRKLKTPVKS, via the exons ATGAATGCTGGGTATAAATTATCACCAAACCAAGCTCCAGTTACTGATAATGAAGTTTTTATGTTACGACATGGAACAGTAGAAGACAAGCATGTTTCAGTTGAAGAGCTTCAATCCAAACTTTGTCATTTTAAACAGCAACTTAATCTCGTCAAAGCTTTGTACAACACCCAAGAAGAAGTGAAACCTATAGGCGCATTAGAACCTAGTAGTAAAAATACGAGTGGCTGTACATGCATACAAAATGAtctaaacaacaataacaacaacactaATAATTTAAACTGCCAAAAAGAGAAGTTTCAAACTAATAATATTTATGCAGATAATCCTTCAAAAACAAATGGAGCAAAATCGTGTGCTAAAAAACAACTTGCCAAAACAGACTGTAACATAGCTATGTCGCTGAATGCAGAAACCAATAGAGGTTTACCTGAACATTCAGAAAGGACATCGAGTAACGATATCAATAGTTACAATAACAAGCCCTTGAGACAAAACAAACTGAGACGagaaaacagtaaaataccAAGGATTGTTCCAAGCTCGCTGAAAAAAGACCAACATacagaaaatcaaaaaataaatttaaaacaaggTCACCAAAACAAAGTTACAAGTTTTAAGAAGTTTGGAAATACCTCAGCAGGAG ATGATTCAGTGTCAGAAAGTGAAATTCAATCATCGGAGACTGAATGCGATGGTAACTTGAAACTTCGAAGAAAAGGGAAAAC aaaaactagtTCTAACATTCGATCAAGACACTCAGTGGAAATAGAACGACTGAGAAACCTCTATGAAGAGAAATTTCAAGAATTTCAACAAGAACTCAACGAGAAATCATCTATTAAAGAATTATCCTTAACaacaaaattgaaatattttgaaactttaaatttcGAATTACAAGAAAAATGCAACCAGTTCGAACTCCAGTGTCAGTATTTACAAGATGAGACAAAAGTTCTGCGCACAAATAATACAAACAagaatgaaaatattgaaaaattaagttCAGAGAAAACACAGATTAAAGATGAGTATGAAAAACttcgaaaagaaagaaaagaaattgaaacagaATTATTTAAAAGTCAACAGATGTTAAATGATTCCTTTCG AATTCGAACAGAAGCTGAGGAATATTTGCTGAAAATTCAAAAGAAACAG gGAAATTTAATTTCTGACTTACACGAGTCAGAAAAACAGAATGAAGTTTTGGAAAGAGAGATCGCTTCTTTAAAGAAGATGTGTTTGGAGAATGATGAGAACATAAAATATCACCAACAAGTCGAGGAGGAACTCAAACAGTGTTTAGACAAAGCTATTCAACAG gTTACACAGTTGGAACAACAAACCAgagaaaaagaaatagaaaataaccTCGCCTTTGATAAG TTGGTGGAAGAACATGAAGTTTTGTTTCAAGAACACAAAACCATCAAG gTTTTATATGCAGAATCCATAAAAAGAATCGAAGAATCAATGAAAGAAATTGATCATTTAAAAAG TACTGTTAAAACACAGACTGAAGAAAACGAAATTCTACTCAAAGATAATGAAGTATTGAGACAGAT aAACCAGTCTCCCGTTCAAGATGGCTGGAGAAAAGATAAAAGAATGTCCTTACGCAGGACCTGGTTTTCATACCATCCACTTGACCAACAATTTCCCAATCCTCACACAGAAGGTTACGAATCTGAAAGGATTTACAGGCGAAACAATTCTATTGACAACACCAGTAAAACTGAACGCACTAAAATACCTAGACGTGCGCATACTTTCCACAACGACCGCCAAAAACCAAATCTGAACGGTCGATCACTCGATAGAACCCATTCCCTATCTCGTGGTGTATCTCGTAGCCAATCATCGGCAAGCTCAAGGTCACGTGGAAGTAGTGACTGTAGAAGCAGCCAATCACTGTACAGTACTGATTACGATTCATTTGATAGTGACTCGACCTTAGAAAGCGAGGTCTCGTTGGATTTCGAGGTTGAAACTTTTAGCCGCAGAAAGAAATTTACGTCATCGTCGCCCTTTAGTCCGAAACTGAATGGTGGTAAAAAGACGGACCAGGAACCCGCGAAATGTCAAAGTTGGTACATTCCAATAAGTCCGGTACCGAATGTTATCCACGAAGAAGAACATAAAGAAGATATTGATGAAGTTAAAAATGAAGTTGAAGAAGGAT CGTTTGCTTCAAAGATTCCATCATTTAACAGAAATAGTGGCTTCCGACAGAACATTAAGAACTGTCAAACAAATTCATTAAAACCTTCAAATCAAGCTGTTACCACCGATGAAGTATTAGCTACCGTTAAACAGGGGAAATTAGAAACAGCGCAAAAAACAAAGATATGTACAA GAAATCCAATCACAACAAGATTGGAGAGA CTCACCAAAACATATGGGAAAGATGGATGTACTATACTGAAGTTAGAAGATCAATTGAAAAGTTTAAATCAGGAAAAAATTAAA CTTGATTCACAACTTGGTAAAATACCAACGAAAACATCGGGTCGTTTAACTCGTCAGTTGGCGGAAAAAGAG gaaaaaattcACCGCAAACTTGAGATTGTCACCAAGGAAATTGGGTCTGTTCGATTGGAGTTACGCAAACTAAAAACTCCAGTTAAATCATAA